A window of the Candidatus Hydrogenedentota bacterium genome harbors these coding sequences:
- the aceE gene encoding pyruvate dehydrogenase (acetyl-transferring), homodimeric type, producing the protein MVDKYLPEDTISDWVEALESLVEDQGTGAAAELLSLLCAEAGSLGVPDNFTANTPYQNTIPPAQQPPYPGDRELERIVKSVIRWNAMAMVVRANRLSDGIGGHISTYASAATLYEVGFNHFFRGRTPDSGGDQIYFQGHATPGIYARAFLEGRLSSQQLVNFRRELAKGGGLSSYPHPWLMPDFWNHPTVSMGLGPIMAIYQARFNRYLEHRGLKPANGGHVWAFLGDGETDEPETLGAITLASRERLDNLIFVINCNLQRLDGPVRGNGQIIQELEAVFRGAGWNVIKVLWGSEWDPIFAKDTEGILARALGTLVDGEYQKFSVESGDYIRRRLLAHEPKLEPLLALLTDQQLRKIKRGGHDPLKVHAAYHRAVNHTGSPTVILAKTVKGYGLGESGEGKNITHQQKKLNEEELWEFRGRFGIPISDEEIAYAPFYAPPDDSPAIQYLRGRRAALGGPIPRRDVVKLPFEAPPDAAFDEFLHGNDRPVSTTMAFVRILLNLLRDEKIGKSIVPIVPDEARTFGMDGLFRQFGIYASKGQLYEPVDSENLLYYKEAQDGQILEEGITEAGAMSSFIAAGTAYASHHIPMIPFFVYYSMFGMQRIGDLVWAAGDMRARGFMIGGTAGRTTLAGEGLQHQDGHSHLLAMPVPNLKCYDPAFAFELAVIIQEGVRRMYVEGEDIFYYITVGNENYAMPPMPAGKGVREGILRGMYRFRPAPEGKNLRHRAQLLGSGAILNEALKAQALLAETFGVAADVWSVTSYKELRNDGMAADRWNLLHPGAKPKKPWVTRLLEKEEGPVVAASDYVKMLPDSISRWVPGGLVSLGTDGFGRSESREALRDFFEVDHRFITLAALRALAERGEIGFDAVKAAMKLLKISPNKPDPLTQ; encoded by the coding sequence ATGGCCATGGTGGTGCGCGCCAACCGGCTGTCCGACGGCATCGGCGGGCATATTTCGACCTACGCCTCCGCCGCCACGCTGTACGAGGTGGGCTTCAACCACTTTTTCCGGGGGCGCACCCCGGATTCAGGCGGCGACCAAATCTATTTCCAGGGCCACGCCACCCCCGGCATCTACGCCCGCGCCTTTCTGGAGGGGCGCCTTTCCTCCCAGCAACTGGTGAATTTCCGCCGGGAACTGGCGAAAGGCGGGGGGCTTTCCTCCTATCCCCACCCCTGGCTGATGCCGGATTTCTGGAACCACCCCACGGTGAGCATGGGCCTCGGCCCCATCATGGCCATCTACCAGGCGCGGTTCAACCGCTACCTGGAGCACCGAGGCCTGAAACCCGCCAATGGGGGGCACGTGTGGGCCTTCCTGGGGGACGGGGAGACGGATGAGCCGGAAACGCTTGGCGCCATTACGCTTGCATCCCGGGAACGGCTGGACAACCTGATATTCGTGATCAACTGCAACCTCCAGCGGCTCGACGGGCCCGTGCGGGGAAACGGCCAGATCATCCAGGAGCTGGAGGCCGTCTTCCGGGGGGCCGGGTGGAATGTGATCAAGGTGCTCTGGGGCAGCGAGTGGGACCCGATTTTCGCCAAGGACACCGAAGGCATTCTGGCGCGCGCCCTGGGCACGCTGGTGGACGGGGAATACCAGAAGTTCAGCGTGGAGTCGGGGGACTACATCCGCCGCAGGCTCCTGGCGCACGAACCGAAACTGGAGCCCCTCCTGGCCCTGCTCACGGACCAGCAGCTCCGCAAGATCAAGCGCGGCGGACACGACCCCCTGAAGGTCCACGCCGCCTACCACCGCGCCGTGAACCACACCGGCTCGCCGACCGTCATCCTCGCCAAGACCGTGAAGGGCTACGGCCTGGGGGAAAGCGGCGAGGGGAAGAACATCACCCACCAGCAGAAGAAGCTCAACGAGGAGGAGTTGTGGGAGTTCCGCGGCCGCTTTGGCATCCCCATTTCGGACGAGGAAATCGCCTACGCCCCGTTCTACGCCCCGCCGGACGACAGCCCCGCCATCCAGTATCTCCGCGGGCGCCGCGCCGCCCTGGGCGGCCCCATTCCCCGGCGCGATGTCGTGAAGCTTCCGTTTGAAGCGCCCCCGGACGCGGCCTTCGACGAGTTCCTCCACGGGAACGACCGCCCCGTCTCGACGACCATGGCCTTTGTGCGCATCCTGCTGAATCTCCTGCGCGATGAGAAGATCGGCAAATCCATCGTGCCCATCGTGCCCGACGAGGCGCGCACCTTCGGCATGGACGGGCTCTTCCGGCAGTTCGGCATCTACGCCTCCAAGGGCCAGCTTTACGAGCCCGTGGACTCCGAGAACCTCCTGTATTATAAGGAGGCGCAGGACGGCCAGATCCTGGAGGAGGGCATCACCGAGGCCGGGGCCATGTCCTCGTTCATCGCGGCCGGCACCGCCTACGCCTCGCACCACATCCCCATGATCCCGTTCTTCGTCTACTACTCCATGTTCGGCATGCAGCGCATCGGCGACCTGGTCTGGGCGGCGGGCGACATGCGGGCCAGGGGGTTCATGATCGGCGGCACCGCCGGACGCACCACCCTCGCGGGCGAGGGGCTCCAGCACCAGGACGGCCACAGCCACCTGCTGGCCATGCCCGTGCCCAACCTCAAATGCTATGACCCCGCCTTCGCCTTCGAGCTGGCAGTGATCATCCAGGAGGGCGTCCGGCGGATGTATGTGGAAGGCGAGGACATCTTCTACTACATCACCGTGGGGAACGAGAATTACGCCATGCCCCCGATGCCCGCCGGAAAAGGGGTGCGCGAGGGCATTCTGCGCGGCATGTACCGGTTCCGCCCCGCGCCGGAGGGAAAAAACCTCCGCCACCGCGCCCAGCTCCTCGGCAGCGGCGCCATTCTGAACGAGGCGCTCAAGGCGCAGGCTCTGCTCGCAGAGACCTTTGGCGTGGCCGCCGACGTCTGGAGCGTCACCAGCTACAAGGAACTGCGCAACGACGGCATGGCCGCCGACCGGTGGAACCTGCTCCACCCCGGCGCAAAGCCCAAGAAGCCCTGGGTGACGCGTCTGCTGGAGAAGGAGGAGGGGCCGGTGGTGGCCGCGTCGGACTATGTGAAAATGCTGCCCGACAGCATCAGCCGCTGGGTGCCCGGCGGGCTCGTGAGCCTCGGCACCGACGGCTTCGGCCGGAGCGAGTCGCGCGAGGCGCTGCGGGACTTCTTCGAGGTGGACCACCGCTTCATCACGCTTGCCGCGCTGCGCGCCCTGGCGGAGCGCGGCGAAATTGGGTTCGACGCGGTGAAGGCCGCCATGAAACTCCTCAAGATTTCGCCGAACAAGCCGGACCCGCTGACGCAGTGA